In Phycisphaerae bacterium, a genomic segment contains:
- a CDS encoding sigma-70 family RNA polymerase sigma factor: MITPRPTSDSHATRRLLAQVQAGQATALSTLLARHRAYLRQVVELYLDPRLRQRVDPSDIVQEAQLEATRRMDDYLARPALAFRLWLRRIAYDRLLMLRRRHHGAQRRALAREAALPEQSTARLGQQLLDDGTSPSAQAVGGELARRVRQALLYLPVDDRELLLLRNFEGLSNLEVAELLGLEPAAASKRYGRALLRLRARLVESGLAGSQP, translated from the coding sequence ATGATCACGCCGCGCCCCACGAGCGATTCTCACGCGACCCGCCGGTTGTTGGCGCAAGTCCAGGCCGGGCAGGCGACGGCCTTGAGTACCCTGCTGGCACGCCACCGCGCGTACCTGCGGCAGGTCGTCGAACTGTACCTCGACCCGCGGCTGCGGCAGCGCGTGGACCCGTCGGATATCGTGCAGGAGGCCCAGCTCGAGGCGACCCGCCGCATGGATGACTACCTGGCACGGCCCGCCCTCGCGTTCCGGCTCTGGCTGCGACGCATCGCGTACGACCGCCTGCTCATGCTGCGTCGCCGGCATCACGGCGCGCAGCGCCGGGCCCTGGCGCGCGAGGCGGCGCTGCCGGAGCAGTCCACGGCACGCCTTGGGCAACAGCTTCTGGACGACGGCACGAGCCCGAGCGCGCAGGCCGTCGGCGGGGAGCTGGCCCGTCGCGTGCGGCAGGCCCTGCTGTACCTGCCCGTGGATGATCGCGAATTGCTGCTGCTGCGGAACTTCGAGGGCCTCTCCAACCTGGAGGTCGCGGAGTTGCTGGGGTTGGAGCCGGCGGCGGCGAGCAAACGCTACGGCCGCGCGCTATTGCGGCTACGCGCCAGGCTGGTTGAAAGCGGACTGGCAGGGTCGCAGCCATGA
- a CDS encoding glycosyltransferase family 39 protein produces MKTPPAGFGWWLCGAALALRAGWVVYRWTTHGSGFDYPDEDLHWQLATHLVRDGILATDDGRLAARMPLYPLLLAPCAALGSTGVLVARLMQTLFGAASVGVAYRLADAAFGRRAALAAGVLTCCDPFGIFFANLLLTEVPFTLLALSLVACAWRFVAGPGAGRGALIGLAVTGAAAALTRPSAVLWLPACWLLVAWLHPRRRSAAPRLLLCPVVLGLALVPWGLRNRAVLGEYAWLSANGGVTLYDAQGPQADGSSNQAFLQALPELATLGEVARDRALARLAIAQMRADPARVLQLASTKFLRTWSLIPNVTEYRTGAAAFVGAAYTALLLLGAAAGLVRTARGTQTNACQLQALLWLPIVYFTLLHSVYVGSVRYRVPLMPLLAVAAASTLCSSDKRAFAASQPKS; encoded by the coding sequence GTGAAAACTCCGCCGGCCGGCTTCGGCTGGTGGCTCTGCGGAGCAGCGCTAGCGCTCCGCGCCGGCTGGGTCGTCTACCGCTGGACCACACACGGCTCCGGGTTCGACTACCCCGACGAAGACCTGCACTGGCAACTCGCCACGCACCTCGTCCGCGACGGCATCCTCGCGACGGACGATGGTCGCCTGGCCGCGCGCATGCCCCTGTATCCGCTGCTGCTCGCGCCCTGTGCCGCGCTCGGGAGCACCGGCGTCCTCGTCGCGCGCCTGATGCAGACGCTTTTCGGCGCTGCCAGCGTCGGCGTCGCCTACCGACTCGCGGACGCCGCGTTCGGACGCCGGGCCGCGCTCGCCGCCGGCGTGCTGACATGCTGTGATCCGTTCGGCATCTTCTTCGCCAATCTGCTGCTGACCGAAGTGCCGTTCACGTTGCTGGCGCTGAGTCTGGTGGCCTGCGCGTGGCGTTTCGTCGCAGGCCCCGGCGCCGGGCGCGGTGCGTTGATTGGCCTCGCGGTTACCGGGGCGGCCGCCGCGCTGACGCGCCCCTCGGCCGTACTATGGCTGCCGGCGTGCTGGCTGCTCGTCGCCTGGCTGCACCCGCGGCGTCGGTCGGCAGCGCCCCGGTTACTGCTGTGCCCGGTGGTGCTCGGGCTCGCGCTGGTGCCGTGGGGCCTGCGGAACCGCGCCGTGCTGGGGGAGTATGCCTGGTTGTCAGCCAACGGCGGCGTCACGCTCTACGACGCCCAGGGACCCCAGGCCGACGGCAGCAGCAACCAGGCATTCCTCCAAGCGCTGCCCGAACTGGCCACGCTCGGTGAAGTTGCCCGCGACCGCGCCTTGGCGCGGCTGGCCATCGCGCAAATGCGCGCCGACCCGGCCCGCGTGCTCCAACTGGCAAGCACCAAGTTCCTGCGAACCTGGAGCCTCATTCCCAACGTGACTGAGTACCGCACCGGCGCCGCCGCCTTTGTCGGAGCCGCGTACACCGCGCTGCTCCTGCTGGGTGCGGCGGCCGGGCTGGTGCGCACCGCGCGTGGTACCCAGACGAATGCCTGTCAGCTCCAGGCGTTGCTCTGGTTACCGATCGTGTACTTCACACTGCTGCACAGTGTGTACGTGGGCAGTGTTCGTTACCGCGTGCCCCTGATGCCCTTGCTGGCGGTCGCGGCCGCCAGCACCCTGTGCTCGTCCGATAAACGCGCGTTTGCGGCGTCCCAGCCCAAATCGTAA
- a CDS encoding hydroxylamine oxidoreductase, whose protein sequence is MNRNVLGIIATACGAVAATAQTWGLTELSAESKACIECHKKDSTAVYQQWGTSKHYRANIGCYECHAAQEGEPDAFKHEGQWIATIVSPKDCARCHAREAQEFSGSHHSKGARILGSLDNTLAEVVEGNRGMITPAFQNGVAASAVLGCWQCHGTEIKVLPGGKLDPATWPNTGIGRINPDGSEGSCSACHSRHAFSAEQARNPDNCGKCHMGPDHPQMEIYYESKHGIAFRAHKDKLNLASPKWIVGEDYSLAPTCATCHMSATKNQPVSHDVGLRISWNNRPALSIRPEISDKKMGLPGAEVGWEKRRAAMKDVCLNCHANQWVDNFYVQYDSLIELYHAKFAQPGLELYTLAKPLLRPVEFSNKIDFTWYEIWHHEGRRARHGASMMGPDYTHWHGTYEVAKHFYSEYVPELEELVHAGKASGVPEKTAAAEALGKKLEEVLNSANHQWYLNKLDPAEQARRQQQMEEFKKRYGQ, encoded by the coding sequence ATGAACCGCAATGTCCTCGGCATCATCGCCACCGCATGCGGGGCCGTCGCGGCCACCGCGCAGACCTGGGGCCTGACCGAGCTGTCCGCGGAGAGCAAGGCCTGCATCGAGTGCCACAAGAAAGACAGCACGGCCGTGTACCAGCAATGGGGCACGAGCAAGCACTACCGCGCCAACATCGGCTGCTACGAATGCCACGCCGCGCAGGAAGGCGAGCCCGATGCCTTCAAGCATGAGGGCCAGTGGATCGCCACGATCGTCTCGCCGAAGGACTGCGCCCGCTGCCACGCGCGCGAGGCGCAGGAATTCAGCGGCTCCCACCATTCGAAGGGAGCGCGCATCCTGGGCTCGCTCGACAACACGCTGGCCGAGGTCGTCGAGGGTAACCGCGGCATGATCACGCCCGCGTTCCAGAACGGCGTCGCGGCGTCGGCCGTGCTTGGCTGCTGGCAATGCCACGGCACGGAGATCAAGGTGCTGCCCGGCGGCAAGCTCGACCCCGCGACCTGGCCGAACACCGGGATCGGCCGGATCAATCCGGACGGCTCGGAGGGCTCGTGCTCGGCGTGTCACAGCCGGCACGCGTTTTCGGCGGAGCAGGCCCGCAACCCGGATAACTGCGGCAAGTGCCACATGGGGCCGGACCATCCGCAGATGGAGATCTACTACGAGTCGAAGCACGGCATCGCGTTTCGCGCGCACAAAGATAAGCTGAACCTGGCCTCGCCGAAGTGGATCGTGGGCGAGGACTACAGCCTGGCCCCGACCTGCGCGACATGCCACATGAGTGCGACGAAGAACCAGCCGGTATCGCACGACGTCGGTCTGCGAATCAGTTGGAACAACCGGCCGGCGCTCTCGATCCGCCCGGAGATCAGCGACAAGAAGATGGGGCTGCCGGGCGCGGAGGTCGGCTGGGAGAAGCGTCGCGCGGCAATGAAGGACGTGTGCCTCAATTGTCACGCGAACCAGTGGGTCGACAACTTCTACGTGCAGTACGACAGCTTGATCGAGCTATACCACGCAAAGTTCGCGCAACCAGGCCTGGAACTGTACACGCTGGCCAAGCCGCTGCTGCGGCCGGTGGAGTTCTCCAACAAGATCGATTTCACGTGGTATGAAATCTGGCACCACGAGGGCCGGCGGGCGCGGCACGGGGCGTCGATGATGGGGCCGGACTACACGCACTGGCACGGCACCTACGAGGTCGCCAAGCACTTCTATTCCGAGTACGTGCCCGAGCTCGAAGAACTGGTGCACGCGGGGAAGGCGTCCGGCGTGCCGGAGAAAACCGCCGCGGCGGAGGCGCTGGGCAAGAAGCTGGAAGAGGTGCTCAACAGCGCCAACCACCAGTGGTACCTGAACAAGCTCGATCCGGCGGAGCAAGCCCGGCGCCAGCAGCAGATGGAGGAATTCAAGAAGCGCTACGGGCAGTAG
- a CDS encoding serine/threonine protein kinase translates to MRETTAREDMSAEALLGLAADEFTQCLERGEQPDIEEFARRYPQIEAVLRQVLPALRVLRPTGTGHPPVASAACEVSGQLGDYRIVREIGRGGMGVVYEAEQISLNRRVALKVLPFAAVLDARQLQRFKKEAQAAAQLHHTNIVPVFAVGCERGVHYYAMQYIDGQPLSVVIRELRQLAGQAPLEGTPSSVGTSAAVLALLSDAGACPPPDEAPAPPPVPAGGPTETIMTQGATNTPAYFRAIAQLGVQAADALQHAHDAGVVHRDIKPANLLLDAAGHIWITDFGLATIRSDPGLTLPGDLLGTVRYMSPEQARAGRLPVDQRTDIYGLGATLYELLGLRPAVAGDDREELLRRIVHVDPLPLRRVNPAVPAELEIIVAKALAKYPSERYASARALAEDLERFLSNRPILARPPTWPDRAAKWTRRHHTIVSAAAVVLVLAVIGLSISTLLIAQQRAEALRQRDLASAQRSRAEENLRLAQATMDRVLTRLTAEELGGGAQMERLRHALLEDPPDATTVTLLNKSPADAIRAGVTQAYTRVAHLNALLGRDVAAEAAYQAARAACEELPGAATDAPQRAALARSYGALATFLWERGRPADAELPATRAWSGWAGLAAEFPSQLDYQRDVACSLNLLGLVLRDLDRPIEAEERVRACVATWKSLASECATVPQYRLELARALRNHATLMVRGGQCAAAAPIVAEVLELQRALVRGFPAELDYGAELAYTQRWWEEVERCDSTFPRAAQPRPELPRYQELVAELPELPWYRGQLVRAYSALEHALAAAGRAEEADTAHDEAVALQEQLAASFPNVVRYGAELVDLHVQRASALHLAWRLGDSEAAYRRAIALQEQLVVDFPEHAGGDELLTALQKRLAELLDERAVGELVALGKRSPAGVAEAVALARAARLDDVAARPFTLLIYGEYLGLGGDYERAAAVVQQAIGAGGREASFYKSLGWALLGCGRVAEARAAFEQAVPVGRRDPDLLARQCPDPTTAAYFLDLISETAYTAHWADIVLLGTRYAPFPWFYVGLRQELAGDLAAARAAYGRCVELGQQPQSHHTAHWAAYRLERLLEREPTQANGSLTGGGVAAEAGVSESP, encoded by the coding sequence ATGAGAGAGACCACGGCGCGCGAAGACATGTCGGCCGAGGCCCTGCTGGGGCTGGCGGCGGACGAGTTCACACAGTGCCTGGAGCGCGGCGAACAGCCGGACATCGAGGAGTTCGCACGCCGCTATCCGCAAATCGAGGCGGTCCTGCGGCAGGTCCTGCCGGCGTTGCGCGTGCTGCGGCCGACGGGGACGGGTCACCCGCCGGTGGCGTCCGCCGCGTGCGAAGTCAGCGGACAACTCGGCGACTATCGCATTGTGCGCGAGATCGGCCGCGGCGGCATGGGCGTGGTGTACGAGGCGGAGCAGATTTCGCTCAACCGGCGCGTCGCGCTGAAGGTGTTGCCGTTCGCGGCGGTGCTCGATGCGCGGCAACTGCAGCGCTTCAAGAAAGAAGCGCAGGCCGCGGCCCAACTGCATCACACGAACATCGTGCCGGTGTTCGCGGTGGGCTGCGAACGCGGTGTGCACTACTACGCGATGCAGTACATCGACGGGCAGCCGCTGTCGGTGGTGATTCGCGAGCTGCGCCAACTCGCGGGCCAGGCACCGCTGGAGGGCACACCTTCCTCGGTCGGTACGTCGGCGGCGGTGCTGGCGCTGCTCTCGGACGCAGGCGCGTGCCCGCCGCCGGACGAAGCCCCGGCGCCGCCGCCCGTTCCGGCCGGTGGACCCACCGAGACCATCATGACGCAGGGCGCGACGAACACGCCGGCGTATTTCCGTGCGATCGCGCAGCTGGGCGTGCAGGCGGCCGATGCGCTGCAGCATGCTCACGACGCGGGCGTCGTCCATCGCGACATCAAGCCCGCCAACCTGCTGCTCGACGCGGCCGGGCACATCTGGATTACGGACTTCGGTCTGGCGACCATCCGCAGCGATCCTGGCCTGACGCTGCCGGGTGACCTGCTCGGCACGGTGCGCTACATGAGCCCCGAGCAGGCTCGTGCCGGACGTCTGCCCGTCGATCAACGCACCGACATCTACGGGCTGGGGGCGACGCTCTATGAACTGCTGGGCCTGCGTCCCGCGGTGGCGGGGGACGATCGCGAGGAGCTGTTGCGTCGCATCGTGCACGTGGACCCACTGCCGCTGCGCCGCGTGAACCCCGCAGTTCCGGCGGAGCTGGAAATCATCGTCGCCAAGGCGCTCGCGAAGTATCCGTCGGAGCGCTACGCAAGTGCCCGCGCGCTGGCCGAGGATCTGGAGCGCTTCCTGTCGAACCGGCCGATCCTGGCGCGACCGCCGACCTGGCCGGACCGGGCGGCGAAATGGACGCGCCGACATCACACGATCGTGTCAGCGGCCGCGGTGGTGCTCGTATTGGCGGTCATCGGGCTGTCGATCAGCACGTTGCTGATTGCGCAGCAGCGCGCCGAGGCGTTGCGACAACGCGATCTGGCCAGCGCGCAGCGCAGCCGGGCCGAGGAGAATCTCCGGCTGGCGCAAGCCACGATGGACCGCGTCCTGACGCGCCTGACCGCCGAGGAACTGGGCGGTGGGGCGCAAATGGAGCGCTTGCGGCACGCCCTGCTGGAGGACCCGCCGGACGCGACCACGGTAACCCTGCTGAACAAGAGCCCGGCGGATGCGATCCGGGCGGGGGTTACTCAGGCTTACACACGCGTGGCCCATCTCAACGCGTTGTTGGGGCGTGACGTCGCGGCGGAGGCCGCGTATCAGGCGGCCCGCGCGGCGTGCGAGGAGCTGCCGGGGGCGGCGACGGACGCGCCGCAACGCGCGGCGCTGGCGCGCAGCTACGGAGCGCTGGCGACGTTTCTCTGGGAGCGCGGTCGCCCGGCGGACGCGGAGCTGCCGGCCACGCGCGCGTGGTCGGGGTGGGCGGGCCTGGCGGCGGAGTTCCCGTCGCAATTGGACTATCAGCGCGACGTGGCGTGCAGCCTGAACCTGCTGGGGCTGGTGTTGCGCGACCTGGACCGGCCGATCGAGGCGGAGGAGCGTGTGCGCGCCTGCGTGGCGACCTGGAAGTCCCTGGCGAGCGAATGCGCCACTGTGCCTCAGTACCGCCTGGAATTGGCGCGGGCCTTGCGGAACCACGCGACGCTGATGGTGCGCGGCGGACAATGCGCGGCGGCGGCGCCGATTGTGGCCGAGGTGCTGGAGCTGCAGCGCGCGCTGGTGCGGGGGTTCCCCGCTGAACTGGATTACGGGGCGGAGCTCGCCTACACGCAGCGCTGGTGGGAAGAGGTCGAGCGGTGCGACAGCACGTTCCCGCGGGCGGCACAGCCGCGGCCGGAGCTGCCGCGCTATCAGGAGCTGGTGGCTGAGCTGCCGGAATTGCCGTGGTACCGGGGGCAGCTCGTGCGGGCTTACTCCGCGCTGGAGCACGCCCTCGCGGCCGCGGGCCGGGCGGAGGAGGCGGACACGGCCCACGACGAAGCGGTTGCGCTTCAGGAGCAGCTCGCGGCCAGCTTTCCGAACGTGGTGCGGTATGGTGCCGAACTCGTGGATCTGCACGTGCAGCGCGCGTCGGCGTTGCATCTGGCGTGGCGGCTGGGCGATTCTGAAGCGGCCTATCGCCGCGCGATTGCGCTGCAAGAGCAGTTGGTGGTGGATTTCCCCGAGCATGCTGGCGGTGATGAGCTGCTGACAGCGCTGCAGAAGCGCCTGGCGGAGTTGCTCGACGAGCGGGCCGTGGGCGAGCTGGTGGCGTTGGGGAAGCGCTCACCGGCGGGCGTGGCCGAAGCGGTGGCGCTGGCGCGGGCCGCGCGGCTCGACGATGTCGCGGCGCGGCCGTTCACGCTGCTGATCTATGGCGAGTACCTGGGGCTGGGTGGCGATTACGAACGCGCCGCGGCGGTGGTGCAACAGGCGATCGGCGCCGGTGGGCGCGAGGCGTCGTTCTACAAGTCGCTCGGGTGGGCGCTGCTGGGCTGTGGCCGGGTGGCCGAAGCGCGCGCGGCGTTCGAGCAGGCCGTGCCCGTGGGGCGGCGCGATCCCGACCTGCTGGCGCGGCAGTGCCCGGACCCGACCACGGCGGCGTATTTCCTGGATTTGATAAGCGAGACGGCGTACACCGCGCACTGGGCGGACATTGTGCTGCTCGGCACGCGCTACGCGCCGTTCCCCTGGTTCTACGTAGGGCTGCGGCAGGAACTGGCGGGCGATCTGGCGGCGGCGCGCGCGGCGTATGGCCGGTGTGTCGAGCTGGGACAGCAGCCGCAGTCACACCACACGGCCCACTGGGCCGCGTACCGGCTGGAGCGGCTGTTGGAGCGCGAACCAACGCAGGCAAACGGGAGTCTAACTGGCGGCGGTGTGGCCGCCGAAGCGGGAGTTTCCGAATCTCCGTAG
- the tilS gene encoding tRNA lysidine(34) synthetase TilS, whose translation MNWDAFLNQVQAWLESRQLLAAHTSWVVGLSGGPDSTLLVHALKALSEREELRWKLHAAHFHHGMRGAEADADAAFAAELAEQLGLPYHTERADIPAVVAEEGGSPEEVARDRRYEFLERVALKAGSELVAVAHHADDNAETILHRICRGTGLRGLAGIRDVRPIRPGSRICVVRPLLSQRRATIEELCAARGLSVRADSTNRSPEFTRGRIRHEIMPLLAAQLNPNVSEALLRLGEHARLLGTYLEDAAERTFESLVIAQRPRHIVLNTRALLGKQRIIQAEVVRRAISLVLEGDQDLSFAHVEAILRLVDDPASGKEVHVPGPVVVRKQYDRLEFRPLNDDEPAPELGTIFVACPGRTALPMLGQTLMAEVCDMTPEKLEDLRRNTNRLEEWLDLEFVRPPLLVRGRQDGDRFHPLGAPGVKTVSDFFGEQKIDPEVRARTGILCDQQGPLWVMPLRIDERVKLRPETRKALRLTLTPSTARPSSGP comes from the coding sequence GTGAACTGGGACGCATTCCTCAATCAAGTGCAGGCCTGGCTGGAGAGCCGGCAGCTCCTGGCCGCCCACACCAGTTGGGTTGTTGGCCTTTCCGGCGGACCCGACTCCACGCTGCTGGTGCACGCGCTGAAGGCCCTCTCGGAGCGTGAGGAGCTGCGCTGGAAGCTGCACGCGGCCCACTTCCACCATGGCATGCGCGGGGCCGAGGCCGACGCCGACGCCGCGTTCGCCGCCGAACTGGCGGAACAGCTTGGTCTGCCGTATCACACCGAGCGGGCCGATATTCCCGCCGTCGTGGCCGAGGAAGGCGGCTCCCCGGAGGAGGTGGCGCGCGACCGGCGCTACGAGTTCCTCGAAAGGGTCGCCCTCAAGGCCGGCAGCGAGCTCGTTGCCGTCGCCCATCACGCGGACGACAACGCGGAGACGATCCTGCACCGGATCTGCCGCGGAACCGGGCTGCGCGGACTGGCCGGCATCCGCGACGTGCGGCCCATCCGGCCAGGCAGCCGGATCTGCGTTGTCCGCCCGCTGCTGAGCCAGCGTCGCGCGACCATCGAGGAACTCTGTGCCGCCCGCGGCCTGAGCGTGCGCGCCGACAGCACCAACCGCTCGCCAGAATTCACGCGCGGCCGCATCCGCCACGAAATCATGCCTCTGCTCGCGGCCCAGCTCAATCCCAACGTCAGCGAGGCCCTGCTCCGGCTCGGCGAGCACGCCCGCCTGCTCGGCACCTACCTCGAGGATGCGGCGGAGCGGACCTTCGAGTCGCTGGTCATCGCCCAGCGCCCCCGGCACATCGTCCTGAACACGCGTGCCCTGCTCGGCAAGCAGCGGATCATCCAGGCCGAGGTCGTCCGCCGGGCCATTTCACTCGTGCTGGAGGGCGACCAGGATCTGAGCTTTGCGCACGTCGAAGCCATCCTGCGACTCGTTGACGATCCCGCCAGCGGCAAGGAAGTCCACGTGCCCGGCCCGGTCGTCGTCCGCAAGCAGTACGACCGCCTGGAATTCCGCCCCCTCAACGACGATGAGCCCGCACCCGAACTCGGCACGATCTTCGTCGCCTGCCCGGGCCGTACCGCCCTGCCGATGCTGGGCCAGACGCTGATGGCCGAAGTCTGCGACATGACCCCGGAAAAACTCGAAGACCTGCGCCGCAACACCAACCGCCTCGAGGAATGGCTCGACCTCGAATTCGTGCGCCCGCCACTGCTGGTGCGCGGCCGGCAGGACGGCGACCGCTTCCACCCGCTCGGCGCGCCGGGTGTCAAAACCGTCAGCGACTTCTTCGGCGAACAGAAGATCGACCCGGAAGTTCGGGCCCGCACCGGCATCCTCTGCGATCAGCAGGGTCCGCTCTGGGTGATGCCGCTGCGGATCGACGAGCGTGTGAAGCTCCGCCCGGAGACGCGCAAGGCCCTCCGCCTGACCCTCACGCCATCGACGGCGCGCCCGTCGAGCGGGCCGTGA
- a CDS encoding 4Fe-4S dicluster domain-containing protein has product MDPSRPDPGPATPGLTRRGFLRKGAATVAGASALAAALSPLKDLAPGDRPTLAQLLQRHYKEMTPEEKRAVLERVTHEVAQRYQVTPRVSDPPPLDGVEYVYALNLSRCIGCRKCVHACVRENNQSRAPEIQYIRVLKMEKGSIDVETSDHHYDPPIVPEHDSYYMPVQCHQCKKPPCVKACPVEATWQEPDGITVIDYDWCIGCRYCEAACPYWARRFNFAEPQVPADELNPDMAYLSNRPRAKGVMEKCTYCLHRTRVGRMPACVEVCPTGSRKFGNVLDPESEVAYILRQKRVYVLKEEVGTLPRFFYYFDERGSRYHEPISPAEPGGGA; this is encoded by the coding sequence ATGGACCCGTCCCGGCCGGATCCCGGCCCTGCGACGCCCGGACTGACCCGCCGCGGTTTCCTGCGCAAAGGCGCCGCGACGGTTGCGGGGGCGTCCGCGCTGGCGGCGGCACTCTCGCCCCTGAAGGACCTCGCGCCGGGCGATCGGCCGACGCTGGCGCAGCTCCTGCAACGGCACTACAAGGAGATGACGCCCGAAGAGAAGCGGGCGGTGCTGGAGCGTGTCACGCACGAGGTTGCGCAGCGTTACCAGGTGACGCCCCGGGTGAGTGATCCGCCGCCGCTGGACGGGGTGGAATACGTCTACGCCCTGAACCTCAGCCGCTGCATCGGCTGCCGCAAGTGCGTGCACGCGTGCGTCCGCGAGAACAACCAGTCGCGGGCACCCGAAATTCAGTACATCCGGGTGCTGAAGATGGAGAAAGGCAGTATCGACGTCGAGACGTCGGACCATCATTACGACCCGCCGATCGTGCCGGAGCACGACAGCTACTACATGCCGGTGCAATGCCACCAGTGCAAGAAGCCGCCGTGCGTGAAGGCCTGCCCGGTCGAGGCGACGTGGCAGGAGCCGGACGGCATCACGGTGATCGATTACGACTGGTGCATCGGATGCCGCTACTGCGAGGCGGCGTGCCCGTACTGGGCGCGGCGGTTCAACTTTGCGGAGCCGCAGGTGCCGGCCGACGAACTCAACCCGGACATGGCGTATCTCTCGAACCGCCCGCGCGCGAAGGGCGTGATGGAGAAGTGCACGTACTGCCTCCATCGCACGCGCGTCGGGCGCATGCCGGCGTGCGTGGAGGTCTGTCCGACGGGCTCGCGGAAGTTCGGCAACGTGCTCGACCCGGAGAGCGAGGTCGCCTACATCCTGCGGCAGAAGCGCGTGTACGTCCTGAAGGAAGAGGTCGGCACGCTGCCGCGCTTCTTCTACTACTTCGACGAGCGCGGCAGCCGCTATCACGAGCCGATCAGCCCGGCCGAGCCGGGAGGTGGGGCGTGA
- the nrfD gene encoding polysulfide reductase NrfD produces MTVLTVVTLLGVYAYCQQLVQGLVTTGMTDQVSWGLYIANFTYLVGLAAAAAMLVIPVYVYRNMHLHDVVIFGELLAVAVIIMCLLFVTVDLGRPDRAAHLLLRFNFPISMLTWDVIALNGYLLLNLHICGYLLYSAYCGRKPSPVFYVPFVFIAIVWAVSIHTVTAFLYVGLGGRPFWNSAIIAPRFLASAFAAGPAFIILTLQVVRRFTRHRVTDDALFTLRRIVQVAMIINFFLLGCEVFTEFYADTAHLASSRYLYFGLHGRHALVPWIWTAIAFNLVATILLVLPASRALRFLNTACVLAIVGIWIEKGMGLIVPAFIPTQLGEIVEYTPTLREVLVCLGIWAFGLLLYTIFVRISVPVLAGDLTYAKRYGVQPS; encoded by the coding sequence ATGACGGTCCTGACGGTCGTCACGCTGCTGGGCGTGTATGCCTACTGCCAGCAGCTCGTGCAGGGCCTGGTGACCACTGGCATGACCGACCAGGTCTCGTGGGGCTTGTACATCGCGAACTTCACCTATCTCGTCGGTCTCGCGGCGGCGGCGGCGATGCTGGTGATTCCGGTCTATGTGTACCGCAACATGCACCTGCACGACGTGGTCATCTTCGGCGAGCTGCTCGCCGTCGCGGTGATCATCATGTGCCTGCTGTTCGTGACGGTGGACCTCGGCCGGCCGGACCGGGCGGCGCACCTGCTGCTGCGCTTCAACTTCCCGATCTCGATGCTGACGTGGGACGTGATCGCGCTGAACGGCTACCTGCTGCTGAACCTGCACATTTGTGGCTATCTGCTGTATTCCGCGTATTGCGGCCGCAAGCCGTCGCCGGTCTTCTACGTGCCCTTCGTGTTCATCGCGATCGTCTGGGCCGTGAGCATTCATACGGTGACCGCGTTCCTGTACGTCGGTCTCGGCGGGCGGCCGTTCTGGAACTCGGCCATCATTGCCCCGCGCTTCCTGGCCAGCGCGTTCGCCGCCGGGCCGGCGTTCATCATCCTGACGCTGCAGGTCGTCCGGCGGTTCACGCGGCACCGCGTCACCGACGACGCGCTGTTCACGCTGCGCCGGATCGTGCAGGTCGCGATGATCATCAACTTTTTCCTGCTGGGCTGCGAGGTGTTCACGGAGTTTTACGCGGACACCGCGCACCTGGCATCGTCGCGCTACCTGTACTTCGGGCTGCACGGCCGCCACGCGCTGGTGCCGTGGATCTGGACGGCGATCGCGTTCAACCTGGTCGCGACGATCCTGCTGGTGCTGCCGGCGTCGCGGGCCCTGCGTTTTCTGAACACCGCCTGTGTGCTGGCCATCGTCGGCATCTGGATCGAGAAGGGCATGGGGCTGATCGTGCCGGCGTTCATTCCGACGCAGCTCGGCGAGATCGTGGAGTACACGCCGACGCTGCGCGAGGTGTTGGTCTGCCTGGGCATCTGGGCCTTCGGCCTGCTGCTCTACACGATCTTCGTCCGTATCTCCGTGCCGGTGCTGGCCGGCGATCTGACTTACGCGAAACGCTACGGAGTCCAACCGTCATGA